A DNA window from Enterobacter cloacae subsp. cloacae ATCC 13047 contains the following coding sequences:
- the rimL gene encoding 50S ribosomal protein L7/L12-serine acetyltransferase, whose translation MTAAKFEIIPVSDAIELRAVEERYTADLHNLVVKKRTFLQTAFDWAQHVGTEEDTRRNVQSNQMLHQRGYAKMFLIFQADELVGVLSFNSIEPVNKTGYIGYWLDEAHQGKGILSCALQAFMRYYVERGEIRRFVIKCRVANQNSNNVARRNGFTLEGCLREAEYLNGRYDDVNLYGRVFHL comes from the coding sequence ATGACCGCAGCAAAATTCGAAATTATCCCGGTATCAGACGCTATCGAACTTCGCGCCGTCGAAGAGCGCTACACCGCCGATCTGCACAACCTCGTTGTCAAAAAACGCACCTTTCTGCAAACCGCGTTTGATTGGGCGCAGCACGTGGGAACGGAAGAAGACACCCGACGTAACGTGCAAAGCAACCAGATGCTACATCAGCGCGGCTACGCGAAAATGTTTCTTATTTTTCAGGCGGACGAACTGGTGGGCGTGCTGTCGTTCAATTCCATTGAGCCGGTTAATAAAACGGGCTACATCGGCTACTGGCTCGATGAAGCGCATCAGGGGAAGGGGATCCTCTCCTGCGCCTTGCAGGCATTTATGCGCTACTACGTTGAGCGGGGCGAGATCCGCCGTTTTGTGATCAAGTGCCGGGTGGCGAATCAGAACAGCAACAACGTTGCGCGTCGCAACGGCTTTACCCTGGAAGGGTGCCTGCGGGAAGCGGAATACCTCAATGGCCGTTATGACGATGTGAACCTTTACGGCAGAGTTTTCCACCTATAG
- the tehB gene encoding tellurite resistance methyltransferase TehB, which yields MAVDENYFTEKYGLTRTHSEVLYSAEIVKPGKTLDLGCGNGRNSLYLAANGYDVTAWDKNPMSIDNIERIKAAEGIANLQTAIKDLNSLSFDGEYDFILSTVVLMFLEAKTIPGLIANMQRCTKPGGYNLIVAAMDTADYPCTVGFPFAFKTGELSHYYEGWDLLKYNEDPGELHRTDENGNRIKLRFATLLARKPA from the coding sequence ATGGCTGTCGACGAAAACTACTTCACCGAGAAATATGGACTCACCCGTACCCATTCAGAGGTGCTGTACAGCGCAGAGATCGTTAAGCCCGGTAAAACGCTCGATCTCGGCTGCGGCAATGGCCGCAACAGCCTCTACCTGGCCGCTAACGGTTACGATGTGACGGCGTGGGATAAAAACCCCATGAGCATCGATAACATCGAACGCATTAAAGCGGCGGAAGGGATAGCAAACCTACAGACGGCGATCAAAGATCTGAACAGCCTGAGCTTTGACGGGGAATACGATTTCATTCTCTCCACCGTGGTGCTGATGTTCCTTGAAGCGAAAACCATCCCTGGTTTGATCGCCAATATGCAGCGCTGCACGAAACCGGGCGGTTACAACCTGATTGTGGCCGCCATGGATACTGCGGATTATCCTTGTACCGTCGGCTTCCCGTTTGCATTCAAAACCGGCGAACTGAGCCACTATTACGAAGGCTGGGATCTGCTTAAGTACAACGAAGATCCCGGCGAACTGCACCGCACCGACGAGAACGGCAACCGCATCAAGCTGCGCTTCGCGACCCTGCTGGCGCGTAAACCCGCTTAA
- the pepT gene encoding peptidase T — protein MGSPLSRQLTQRFFRYLAITSQSDAKVSTLPSTPGQHEMARELAKELTQLGLDDIVIDEFATVTAVKKGNVPGAPRIGFITHIDTVDVGLSPDIHPQILTFTGEDLCLNKEKEIWLRVNEHPEILAYPGEEIIFSDGTSVLGADNKAAVTVVMTLLENLTSAHQHGDIVVAFVPDEEIGLKGAKALDLKRFDVDFAWTIDCCELGEIVYENFNAAAAEIRFTGVTAHPMSAKGVLVNPLLMATDFINHFDRQQTPECTEGCEGYIWFNGIQSGQNEAVLRANIRDFDQASFSARKQQIADVAALIAARHPTAKVEYQIEDTYSNISNAIGEDRRAIDLMFAAMESLGITPKPTPMRGGTDGAALSAKGLLTPNFFTGAHNFHSRFEFLPLSSFEASYHTALQLCLLAAR, from the coding sequence ATGGGCTCGCCGCTTTCCAGACAATTAACGCAACGCTTTTTCCGTTATCTCGCCATCACCAGCCAGAGCGATGCAAAAGTCAGCACTCTCCCTTCCACTCCGGGCCAGCATGAGATGGCGCGGGAACTGGCGAAAGAGCTGACACAGCTGGGCTTAGACGACATTGTCATCGACGAATTTGCCACGGTCACCGCGGTAAAAAAAGGCAATGTGCCCGGCGCGCCGCGGATTGGATTTATTACCCATATTGATACCGTTGACGTGGGATTATCACCGGATATTCATCCACAAATATTAACCTTCACTGGTGAAGACCTCTGTCTGAATAAAGAGAAAGAGATCTGGCTTCGCGTCAATGAGCACCCGGAAATTCTGGCCTATCCCGGCGAAGAGATTATTTTCAGCGATGGAACCAGCGTATTAGGCGCAGATAATAAAGCCGCCGTGACTGTGGTGATGACCCTGCTGGAAAACCTGACGTCGGCGCATCAGCATGGGGATATCGTGGTTGCGTTTGTGCCGGATGAGGAGATTGGCCTGAAGGGGGCAAAAGCGCTGGATCTGAAGCGCTTCGACGTTGATTTTGCCTGGACGATTGACTGCTGCGAGCTGGGTGAAATTGTCTATGAAAACTTTAACGCGGCGGCGGCAGAAATCCGTTTTACCGGCGTCACCGCGCACCCCATGTCTGCCAAAGGCGTGCTGGTGAACCCGCTGCTGATGGCGACGGATTTTATTAACCATTTTGACCGCCAGCAAACCCCGGAGTGCACCGAGGGGTGTGAGGGCTATATCTGGTTCAACGGCATTCAGTCCGGGCAAAACGAGGCCGTACTGAGAGCGAATATCCGCGACTTCGATCAGGCAAGCTTTTCCGCCCGTAAGCAGCAGATTGCCGACGTCGCGGCGCTGATTGCCGCCCGACACCCCACCGCTAAGGTGGAGTACCAGATTGAGGATACCTACAGCAATATCAGCAATGCGATTGGGGAAGATCGCCGGGCCATAGACCTGATGTTTGCGGCAATGGAATCCCTTGGGATCACCCCCAAACCCACCCCGATGCGCGGCGGAACAGACGGCGCGGCGCTTTCAGCCAAAGGGTTGTTAACCCCGAACTTCTTCACCGGCGCGCACAATTTCCACTCACGGTTTGAGTTTCTGCCGCTGTCGTCGTTCGAGGCCTCTTACCACACTGCCCTGCAGCTCTGTCTGCTGGCCGCCCGTTAA
- the ydcK gene encoding YdcK family protein translates to MKKYRLSDETRLWHWKNGETPHSATLKQIIATTDFNDVAAGTKGGWIEDERALSQEGNCWIYDENSVVFAGATVSGNARLTLPCVVSDHAHISGNSWLDGANVSHGARISDNVTIQNSTVRGECHIFGDARVLHNSMIIAAKGLTPDQEQILKIYDNATVSQSRVVHQAQIYGEAIVNYAFIEHRAEVFDKAILEGNDINNVWVCDCAKVYGNARLIAGFDDDAIPTVRYSSQVAENAVVEGNCVIKHHVLIGGQAWLRGGPIMIDDKVVIQGRARISGDVLIEHHVEITDDAVIEAFDGDSIHLRGEKVVNGESRITRTPLLGAL, encoded by the coding sequence ATGAAAAAGTATCGGCTCAGCGATGAAACCCGGCTCTGGCACTGGAAAAACGGCGAAACGCCCCACTCGGCTACATTAAAACAGATTATCGCCACGACAGATTTTAATGACGTCGCCGCCGGGACGAAAGGCGGCTGGATTGAAGATGAACGCGCCTTGTCTCAGGAGGGGAACTGCTGGATCTACGACGAAAACAGCGTGGTCTTCGCCGGTGCGACCGTCTCGGGCAATGCCCGTCTGACCCTGCCGTGTGTCGTCAGCGACCATGCCCATATTAGCGGCAACAGCTGGCTGGACGGGGCAAACGTGAGCCATGGGGCGCGAATAAGTGACAACGTCACCATTCAAAACTCCACCGTACGGGGGGAATGCCATATTTTTGGTGATGCCCGGGTGCTGCATAACAGCATGATTATCGCCGCCAAAGGCTTAACCCCAGACCAGGAGCAGATCCTTAAAATCTACGACAACGCGACCGTCAGCCAGTCGCGCGTGGTGCATCAGGCGCAAATCTACGGCGAGGCCATCGTCAATTATGCGTTTATCGAGCACCGTGCCGAGGTGTTCGACAAGGCCATTCTTGAAGGGAACGATATCAATAACGTCTGGGTCTGCGACTGCGCAAAAGTGTACGGCAACGCGCGCCTGATTGCCGGATTCGACGACGATGCCATTCCTACCGTGCGTTACAGCTCCCAGGTGGCTGAGAATGCGGTGGTGGAAGGCAACTGCGTAATTAAGCACCACGTGCTGATTGGCGGTCAGGCGTGGCTACGCGGGGGGCCGATCATGATTGATGATAAGGTCGTGATTCAGGGACGGGCGCGGATCAGCGGCGACGTACTGATTGAGCACCACGTTGAAATCACCGACGATGCCGTCATTGAGGCTTTCGACGGCGACAGCATTCATCTGCGCGGCGAAAAAGTGGTTAACGGCGAGAGTCGAATCACCCGCACGCCCCTGCTGGGCGCGCTATAG
- the tehA gene encoding dicarboxylate transporter/tellurite-resistance protein TehA, with product MNKNDETRQVLNLPAGYFGMVLGIIGMGFAWRYASTLWPVTRWPGEGLVALAVVCWFLLTVAFITRAVRFPRSVLAEMRHPVMSSFVSLFPATTMLVAIGFVPWYRPVSLVLFAVGVVVQLAYAAWQSAGLWRGNHPQEATTPGLYLPTVANNFISAMACGALGFNDAGLVFLGAGVFSWLSLEPVILQRLRSAGELPTALRTSLGIQLAPALVACSAWISVNGGEADTFAKMLFGYGLLQLLFMLRLLPWYMSQPFNASFWSFSFGVSALATTGLHLGHSSASGFFHAIAVPLFIFTNFIIGMLLVRTFILLIQGKLLVRTEKARLMQSEEQ from the coding sequence ATGAATAAAAATGACGAAACCCGGCAGGTACTTAACCTCCCCGCAGGTTATTTTGGCATGGTCCTTGGCATTATCGGCATGGGGTTCGCCTGGCGATATGCCAGCACCCTCTGGCCGGTTACGCGCTGGCCGGGTGAGGGGTTGGTTGCCCTTGCGGTGGTATGTTGGTTTTTACTGACGGTGGCGTTTATTACGCGCGCGGTGCGTTTCCCGCGTAGCGTGCTGGCGGAAATGCGACACCCGGTAATGAGCAGCTTTGTCAGCCTTTTTCCGGCCACCACGATGCTGGTTGCGATTGGGTTTGTCCCCTGGTACCGCCCGGTTTCGCTGGTGTTGTTTGCCGTGGGCGTGGTGGTGCAGCTTGCCTATGCCGCCTGGCAAAGCGCCGGGCTATGGCGCGGTAACCATCCTCAGGAGGCGACAACGCCGGGGTTATATCTGCCTACGGTGGCAAACAATTTTATCAGCGCGATGGCGTGTGGTGCGCTGGGGTTTAACGATGCAGGGTTAGTCTTCCTCGGCGCAGGCGTCTTTTCCTGGCTCAGCCTGGAACCGGTTATTCTCCAGCGCCTTCGTAGCGCGGGTGAACTGCCCACCGCACTGCGTACGTCGCTGGGTATACAACTGGCCCCGGCGCTGGTGGCCTGCAGCGCCTGGATTAGCGTCAACGGCGGTGAAGCCGATACCTTTGCCAAAATGCTGTTCGGTTATGGCCTGTTGCAACTGCTGTTTATGTTGCGTCTGTTGCCGTGGTACATGTCTCAGCCGTTTAACGCATCGTTCTGGAGCTTCTCGTTTGGCGTGTCGGCACTGGCAACCACCGGCCTGCATCTGGGGCATAGCAGCGCGTCAGGCTTTTTCCACGCCATTGCTGTGCCGCTCTTTATCTTCACTAACTTCATCATTGGGATGCTGTTGGTTCGTACATTCATCCTGCTGATACAGGGCAAACTTCTGGTGCGCACTGAGAAAGCACGGCTTATGCAATCTGAGGAACAATAA
- a CDS encoding ABC transporter substrate-binding protein: protein MKLRALVVGMGLLCTFSSFAATELRYGLEAEYPPFESRNASGELEGFDVELGNAICKAAALKCTWVETSFDALIPGLVAKKFDAINSAMNITEQRRKSIDFTQPIYRIPSQLVGKAGTAVEATPEGLKGKTIGVLQGSIQETYAKEHWEKQGVTVVSYKDQNMAWGDLLNGRIDASLVMSAAGQAGFLSKPQGKGFGFIGKPVSDDTILGSGIGFGLRKGDEATKKQLDAAIDKVRADGTIAKLTDKYFPGIDVSVK, encoded by the coding sequence ATGAAATTACGCGCGTTAGTTGTCGGCATGGGACTGCTGTGTACGTTTTCGTCATTCGCGGCCACCGAACTGCGGTACGGACTGGAAGCGGAATATCCACCGTTTGAGAGCCGCAATGCCTCCGGCGAGCTGGAAGGGTTTGACGTTGAATTGGGGAATGCCATTTGCAAAGCCGCAGCGCTGAAATGCACCTGGGTGGAAACATCCTTTGATGCGTTGATTCCGGGACTGGTGGCGAAGAAATTTGATGCCATCAACTCGGCGATGAACATCACCGAACAGCGGCGCAAAAGTATCGATTTTACCCAACCTATCTACCGCATCCCCTCGCAGTTAGTGGGCAAGGCCGGAACCGCAGTAGAGGCGACACCTGAAGGGCTGAAGGGCAAAACCATTGGCGTGTTGCAGGGTTCCATTCAGGAAACCTATGCCAAAGAGCACTGGGAAAAGCAGGGTGTCACGGTAGTGTCGTATAAAGATCAGAATATGGCGTGGGGCGATTTGCTGAATGGCCGCATCGACGCCTCGCTGGTGATGTCCGCGGCCGGGCAGGCAGGGTTCCTGAGCAAGCCGCAGGGGAAAGGGTTTGGCTTTATCGGCAAACCGGTGTCTGACGACACCATCCTCGGCAGCGGGATCGGCTTTGGGCTGCGCAAAGGGGATGAGGCCACCAAAAAGCAGCTTGATGCCGCGATTGATAAAGTTCGTGCCGACGGCACGATCGCAAAACTCACTGATAAGTACTTCCCGGGTATCGATGTCAGCGTAAAATAA
- a CDS encoding glucan biosynthesis protein D has translation MNRRRFLQGSLAMAALSGTSGLASLFSRAAYAADSDIADGQSRRFDFSVLQSMAHDLAKTPWGGAPRPLPETLATMTPQAYNAIRYDEKQSLWNNIEGRQLDVQFFHMGMGFRRRVRMFSLDQSTSQAREIHFRPELFSYGDTGVDTKQLEGQSDLGFAGFRAFKAPELARRDIVSFLGASYFRAVDDTYQYGLSARGLAVDTFTDTPEEFPDFTAFWFETVKPGDTTFTVYTLLDSPSITGAYKFVIHCEKSQVIMEVENHLYARKDIKQLGIAPMTSMFSCGNNERRMCDTIHPQIHDSDRLAMWRGNGEWICRPLNNPQKLQFNAFVDKNPKGFGLLQLDRDFSHYQDVMGWYNKRPSLWVEPRNDWGKGAVGLMEIPTTGETLDNVVCFWQPEKAVKAGDELDFKYRLYWSAMPPVRSPLANVFATRTGMGGFPEGWAPGEHYPKVWARRFAIDFVGGDLKAAAPKGIEPVITLSSGEAKQVEILYVEPFDGYRILFDWYPTSDSTEPVDMRLFLRCQGDAISETWLYQYFPPAPDKRNYVDDRVMR, from the coding sequence ATGAATCGCAGACGTTTTTTACAAGGTTCGCTGGCAATGGCAGCCCTGAGCGGCACTTCTGGCCTTGCTTCACTGTTCTCCAGAGCGGCCTATGCCGCTGACTCTGACATCGCCGATGGCCAGAGCCGTCGTTTTGACTTCTCCGTACTGCAATCCATGGCCCATGACCTGGCGAAAACCCCGTGGGGTGGTGCGCCGCGTCCGCTGCCGGAAACGCTGGCAACCATGACGCCGCAGGCCTATAACGCCATCCGGTACGATGAAAAGCAGTCCCTGTGGAATAACATTGAAGGCCGTCAGCTTGACGTGCAGTTCTTCCACATGGGGATGGGCTTCCGCCGCCGCGTGCGGATGTTCTCCCTGGACCAGTCGACCTCCCAGGCGCGTGAGATCCACTTCCGCCCGGAGCTCTTCAGCTACGGGGATACCGGGGTAGATACCAAACAGCTGGAAGGGCAGAGCGACCTCGGTTTTGCCGGCTTCCGCGCCTTCAAAGCGCCTGAGCTGGCGCGTCGCGATATTGTCTCTTTCCTCGGCGCGAGCTATTTCCGTGCGGTGGATGACACTTACCAGTACGGCCTGTCGGCGCGTGGTCTGGCGGTGGATACCTTTACCGACACGCCGGAAGAGTTTCCTGATTTTACGGCCTTCTGGTTTGAAACCGTCAAACCGGGCGACACCACCTTTACCGTCTATACGCTGCTGGACAGCCCAAGCATTACCGGTGCCTATAAGTTCGTGATCCACTGCGAGAAGAGCCAGGTGATCATGGAGGTGGAAAACCATCTCTATGCGCGTAAAGACATCAAACAGCTCGGTATCGCGCCGATGACCAGTATGTTCAGCTGCGGCAATAACGAGCGCCGTATGTGCGACACCATTCATCCGCAGATCCATGACTCTGACCGTCTTGCCATGTGGCGCGGTAACGGCGAGTGGATCTGCCGTCCGCTGAACAACCCGCAGAAATTGCAGTTCAATGCCTTTGTCGATAAAAACCCGAAAGGGTTTGGTTTGCTGCAGCTTGACCGGGATTTCTCCCACTATCAGGACGTGATGGGCTGGTATAACAAACGCCCAAGCCTGTGGGTGGAGCCGCGTAACGACTGGGGTAAAGGTGCGGTTGGCCTGATGGAGATCCCGACCACGGGTGAAACGCTGGATAACGTGGTTTGCTTCTGGCAGCCGGAAAAAGCGGTCAAAGCGGGCGATGAGTTGGACTTCAAATATCGCCTGTACTGGAGCGCCATGCCGCCGGTACGTTCCCCGCTGGCCAACGTCTTCGCGACGCGTACCGGTATGGGCGGCTTCCCGGAAGGCTGGGCGCCAGGTGAACACTACCCGAAAGTGTGGGCCCGCCGCTTCGCCATCGACTTTGTCGGCGGCGATCTGAAAGCGGCCGCGCCGAAGGGGATTGAGCCGGTGATCACGCTCTCCAGCGGTGAAGCGAAGCAGGTGGAAATCCTCTACGTTGAGCCGTTTGACGGATACCGCATTCTGTTTGACTGGTACCCAACGTCCGATTCGACGGAGCCGGTGGACATGCGCCTGTTCCTGCGCTGTCAGGGCGATGCGATCAGTGAAACCTGGCTGTATCAGTATTTCCCGCCAGCGCCGGACAAACGTAATTACGTTGACGACCGGGTAATGCGTTAA
- a CDS encoding pyridoxal phosphate-dependent aminotransferase, translating to MTLKTAVQTRSKLPDVGTTIFTVIGQLSAQHNAINLSQGAPNFSCDPKLIAGVTRAMEAGHNQYAAMTGLQSLKERIAEKIATLYGTTYDPGREVLVTASASQGLYSAISGLVHPGDEVIYFEPSFDSYAPIVRLQGATPVAIKLTVPDFAVNWDEVRAAITPKTRMIIINTPHNPSGQVFSANDLQQLVAVTRNTDIIILSDEVYEHVVFDDEPHHGMATHPQLAERSVIISSFGKTYHVTGWRVGYCVAPAALMEEICKVHQFLMFSADTPMQHAFAEHMTDPQTWLSLAPFYQRKRDLLQTLLAESPFKLLPSAGSFFLLADYSPFSDEPDSEMVKRLIVECGVATIPLSAFYTDGTDNKLIRLSFAKDEATLRAGAQALCRVEPR from the coding sequence ATGACCCTGAAGACCGCGGTACAAACCCGTTCCAAATTACCGGATGTGGGTACCACCATTTTTACCGTAATCGGCCAGCTTTCTGCTCAGCACAACGCCATCAATCTTTCTCAGGGCGCACCGAATTTTTCCTGCGACCCGAAACTGATTGCGGGCGTTACCCGCGCCATGGAGGCAGGGCATAACCAGTATGCCGCGATGACCGGCCTGCAGTCTTTGAAAGAGCGTATCGCGGAGAAAATTGCCACCCTTTACGGCACCACGTATGACCCGGGGCGCGAGGTGCTGGTTACCGCCAGTGCCAGCCAGGGGCTCTATTCCGCCATCAGCGGGCTGGTGCATCCGGGCGATGAGGTGATCTACTTCGAACCGTCATTTGATAGCTACGCGCCGATTGTTCGCCTTCAGGGCGCCACCCCGGTCGCCATCAAACTCACGGTGCCGGATTTTGCCGTGAACTGGGATGAGGTCCGCGCGGCCATCACCCCCAAAACGCGCATGATCATCATCAACACGCCACATAATCCAAGCGGGCAGGTGTTCTCCGCGAATGACCTGCAGCAGCTGGTGGCCGTGACGCGCAATACCGATATCATTATTTTGTCTGACGAAGTGTATGAGCACGTCGTTTTTGACGATGAGCCGCACCACGGTATGGCCACACACCCGCAGCTGGCGGAGCGTAGCGTCATTATCTCTTCCTTCGGAAAAACCTATCACGTTACCGGATGGCGCGTGGGGTACTGTGTTGCACCGGCGGCACTGATGGAAGAGATTTGTAAAGTGCATCAATTTTTGATGTTTTCTGCCGATACGCCAATGCAGCATGCGTTTGCCGAACATATGACCGATCCGCAAACCTGGCTGTCGCTGGCGCCGTTTTATCAGCGCAAGCGCGATCTGCTGCAAACTCTGCTGGCTGAGTCGCCGTTTAAACTGCTGCCGAGCGCGGGCTCGTTCTTCCTGCTGGCAGATTACAGCCCATTCAGCGACGAGCCCGACAGCGAGATGGTGAAACGGCTGATCGTTGAGTGCGGTGTCGCGACCATTCCGCTGTCCGCTTTCTATACGGATGGTACGGACAATAAATTGATTCGTCTCTCTTTTGCCAAAGATGAGGCGACGTTACGGGCAGGTGCCCAGGCCCTGTGTCGGGTTGAACCACGCTAA
- a CDS encoding ABC transporter substrate-binding protein, producing the protein MKSKLTTLTLALAALTVSSTVAAKTLVYCSEGSPENFNPQLYTSGTSVDASAVPVYNRLVDFKPGTTELVPSLAERWEVSEDGKVYTFHLRKGVKFQSNKSFTPTRDFNADDVIFSFMRQKDANHPYHNVSNGSYSNFESLEFGSLITAIDKVDDHTVRFTLAHPEAPFVADLAWYFASILSAEYADAMLKAGTPEKVDMEPIGTGPFKLAQYQKDSRILFTAFPDYWQGKSKLDRLVFTITPDASVRFAKIEKNECQVMPFPNPADLPRMKANKDINLMSKAGLNTGFLAFNTQKPPLDNVKVRQALAMAINKPAIIDAVFHGTGTAAKNLLPPGVWGADSELKDYEYDPEKAKALLKEAGFANGISIDLWAMPVQRPYNPNAKRMAEMIQADWAKVGVQTKIVTYEWGEYLKRVKGGEHQAALMGWTTATGDPDNFFGPLFTCTSANGGSNSAKWCYKPFDDIIAEAKSITDHDKRVALYKQAQQMMHDQMPAVMIAHSTIFEPVRKEVTGYEIDPFGKHIFWQVDIKP; encoded by the coding sequence ATGAAAAGCAAACTCACAACGTTAACCCTGGCACTCGCCGCGCTCACGGTCAGTTCCACCGTAGCCGCGAAAACGCTGGTGTATTGCTCCGAAGGGTCTCCGGAAAATTTTAATCCTCAGTTATATACCTCGGGTACCAGCGTGGACGCCAGCGCGGTGCCGGTCTATAACCGGCTGGTCGATTTCAAACCTGGCACCACGGAGCTGGTGCCGAGCCTCGCGGAGCGCTGGGAGGTGAGCGAAGACGGCAAGGTCTATACCTTCCATCTGCGCAAAGGGGTGAAATTCCAAAGCAATAAGTCCTTTACGCCAACGCGCGACTTTAATGCCGATGATGTGATTTTCTCGTTTATGCGCCAGAAGGATGCGAATCACCCTTACCATAACGTCTCTAACGGCAGCTATTCCAACTTTGAAAGTCTGGAGTTTGGCAGTTTAATCACCGCGATTGATAAAGTGGATGACCATACCGTGCGCTTTACCCTGGCGCACCCGGAAGCGCCATTTGTCGCCGATCTGGCGTGGTATTTTGCCTCCATTCTTTCGGCGGAATATGCCGACGCGATGCTCAAGGCGGGCACGCCGGAGAAGGTGGACATGGAGCCCATCGGCACCGGCCCCTTTAAGCTGGCGCAATATCAGAAAGACTCCCGCATCCTGTTCACCGCCTTCCCGGACTACTGGCAGGGGAAATCGAAGCTGGATCGGCTGGTGTTTACCATTACGCCGGATGCGTCGGTCCGTTTTGCCAAAATCGAGAAAAACGAATGTCAGGTGATGCCGTTCCCGAACCCGGCCGATCTGCCGCGGATGAAGGCGAACAAGGATATCAATCTCATGAGCAAGGCGGGGCTGAATACCGGCTTCCTGGCGTTCAATACCCAGAAGCCTCCGCTGGATAATGTGAAAGTGCGCCAGGCGCTGGCGATGGCCATCAACAAACCGGCCATTATTGACGCCGTGTTCCACGGCACTGGCACGGCGGCGAAGAACCTGCTGCCGCCGGGGGTATGGGGGGCTGACAGCGAGCTGAAGGATTACGAATACGATCCCGAAAAAGCCAAAGCGCTGTTAAAAGAGGCCGGTTTTGCCAACGGTATCAGCATCGATTTATGGGCGATGCCGGTGCAGCGCCCCTATAACCCGAATGCGAAACGCATGGCGGAGATGATTCAGGCGGACTGGGCGAAGGTGGGCGTACAGACCAAAATCGTTACCTACGAATGGGGCGAGTACCTGAAGCGAGTGAAGGGCGGCGAACATCAGGCCGCGCTGATGGGCTGGACCACGGCGACCGGCGATCCGGACAACTTCTTTGGTCCGCTCTTTACCTGCACCTCGGCGAACGGCGGTTCAAACTCGGCCAAATGGTGCTACAAGCCGTTTGATGACATCATCGCCGAGGCAAAATCGATAACCGATCATGACAAACGCGTGGCGCTGTATAAACAGGCTCAGCAGATGATGCACGATCAGATGCCCGCGGTGATGATCGCGCATTCCACGATTTTTGAACCGGTTCGTAAGGAAGTCACGGGGTACGAAATCGACCCGTTTGGCAAACATATCTTCTGGCAGGTTGATATCAAACCATGA
- a CDS encoding DUF3313 domain-containing protein, producing MRTHTFFKVAVLSGLLALAGCSSKVAAPEQYSGFLKDYSGLQQTTSATGKPTLRWVDPSYNEANYDSIIWTPITYYPAPKPTTQIGQRTLDELLNYTNNKMKTAIGQRKPIVTTPGKHSLIFRGAITGVSSQKEGLQFYEVVPVALVVAGTQMATGHRTMDTHLFFEGELIDAATNKPVIKVVRKGEGKELNNENSPMTFATLKQVVDDMATDATMFDVHKTAK from the coding sequence ATGCGTACTCACACTTTTTTTAAAGTTGCAGTGCTTTCTGGTCTGTTGGCGCTGGCGGGGTGTTCATCCAAGGTCGCCGCGCCTGAACAATACTCCGGCTTTTTGAAAGATTACTCAGGCTTGCAGCAAACGACATCCGCAACGGGTAAACCAACCCTGCGTTGGGTCGATCCTTCTTATAACGAAGCAAATTACGACAGTATCATCTGGACGCCGATTACCTATTATCCGGCACCTAAACCGACCACTCAGATTGGTCAACGTACGCTTGATGAGCTGTTAAATTACACCAATAACAAAATGAAAACCGCGATTGGCCAACGCAAGCCAATTGTGACGACGCCGGGCAAACACAGCCTGATTTTCCGCGGGGCGATCACCGGGGTGAGCTCGCAGAAAGAAGGTCTGCAGTTCTATGAAGTGGTGCCTGTTGCGCTGGTGGTGGCAGGTACGCAGATGGCAACCGGCCATCGCACCATGGATACCCATCTCTTTTTCGAGGGTGAGTTGATTGATGCGGCGACGAACAAACCGGTAATCAAGGTTGTTCGTAAAGGTGAAGGTAAAGAGCTGAACAACGAAAATTCACCAATGACCTTCGCGACGCTGAAGCAGGTTGTTGATGACATGGCGACGGACGCCACCATGTTTGATGTGCATAAAACAGCGAAATAA